The genomic stretch AGCAAAAAATGATCCCAGAGATGGAGCCTGGTCTTAGGCAAAGCCTGAGAATTTGGCTGACCCAGGGGCTGCGGGCCAGGGCCAAGGGCAGGTGGGGTTAGAGGGCTGTGGAGGGGGTGCTTTGGGGCCACTCATCCTCCCTCTTTTCCGTAGCTGTCCACTGCCAAGGAGATCATCCAGCACTTTGAGGGCTGCCCCGCGGACCTAGTGGTGTGCGACGGGGCTCCTGATGGTAAACAGCAGGGATTGGGAGGCCAGGCGGGGGCCCTATGTGTGTCCTTCTCTGTATGTCCCGCCTCTGTTGGCTTCTTTTACTGCCTCTCCTCTCCACTGTCAGCTGTTCCTATATCTAGCAACTTCTCCCTACCTCTGTTTCCtatttctctgcctctgtcttctcccTCCCCGTACCATACCATTTGGGTTTTGTCCACCCTTTCATCTTCTTATTGCTCATCTCTCTGCAACTGTCCAATTCCATTTCAGtgttcactctttttctttttttattttcagttagttagccatccatccattcagcacatttactgagcacctgttgtgtgtcaggcactgttgtacatgttggggaaaatatttgtgaataaaaTTCTACTAATCTCTGGCCTTATAGAGCTGGTGTTCTAGTGGGAGCAGACAGAAGAGAAACAAGTGATTGAGCTATGTAGCCTGTCAAAAGGTGATAGGTACCATGGGGATGTCAAtgaaaaggagagggaagaggggagtacctgtaggaattttaaataaagttggGAAGGCCTCATTGGCTTTAGCACAAAAACCTAAAGGAGTCAAGGGAATGGGCCGGGGGCACGTCTGGAGGAAGAACAATCCAGGTAAAGGAATTGGcctatgcaaaggccctgaggtaggagggTGCTTGGCATGTGCGAGGTATAGCGAGATCAGCGTGGCTGGATCGGAGTGAGTGAGCAGGAGAGTTGTAGGAGGTGAGAACAGATCCTTGTGTGGATCTTTCTGGGCCACAGTGGTGACTTTGGCTTCTTCACTGAGATGAGAGCGTGGGGAAAACCATGAGAGGGCTGTGAGCAGAGGAGGGCCGTGCCTGACTTGGGTTGTGAcaggatccctctggctgctgtgagcAGTGTGAGGGGTGagacctggggaggggaggctgctgCAGTCGTCCAGGTGGAGTTGAGAAGATTTGCTAATGGCTTAAATGTGGGTGTGAGGAGAGAGTGGTGGGTGGGTGTGCGTCAAAGGTAACTCGAAGATTTTTGGCTTGAACAACTGGAAGGATCAGATGAGATGGGAAAGATGATGGGAGGAGCAGGTTTGGACAGGAAGATCGGGAGTTTGTTTTTGGATGTATTGAGTCTGAGATGTTCGTTCTGATCTGAGTCTGGAGTCGAGGAACAGTCTGGACTGCAGGTAGAAATGATGATAACAATATTCGCGCCTGAGGTGGTTTTGAGAATAAAAATGAGTGCCTAAGGGTTAGGAGCTCAGAGTACGCATCTAGTTGGCAGATAGTATTTGCATGCAGAACCTTAGCAGTAAGAGAGCCTAGGAAATGTTTTTAGCTCTCTAACCTCTCTGGGAGGTTAGAACAGGAGCATAGCTAGACTGGAAGGCCCCCTAATGCTGTTCTCTTGATGCAGTAACCGGCCTCCATGATGTTGATGAGTATATGCAGGCCCAGCTCCTCCTAGCCGTGAGTAACCCTGGCTGCCCCTGCCTCAGTTTGGCCCCCTCCTGGCTGTCTCCACCTCAGCCTTAGCCATCTGTCCTGCCCACAGGCTCTGAATATTGCTACACATGTCTTGAAGCCAGGGGGCTGCTTTGTGGCCAAGGTAAGGCTCAGGGAACCTGGTAGGGGGTAGAAAGGGGTCTCCAAAGGTCATCCTCATGCCTTCATCTCTGCCTCCCCACCCTGCAGATCTTCCGAGGCCGGGATGTGACACTGATCTACAGTCAGCTGCGTGTCTTCTTCTCCACCGTGCTCTGTGCCAAGCCCAAGAGCAGCCGGAACTCCAGCATTGGTCAGTGGGGTggaggggccaggctggggggtGTGCATCTCAGGGACCCATCCGCacggggtggtggtggcagtCGCCCCTCACTCCACCTTATCCCCACAGAGGCCTTTGCTGTCTGTAAGGGTTATGACCCCCCTGAGGGCTTCCTGCCGGACCTGACCAAACCCCTGCTGGACCACTCTTACGGTGAGAGCCAGAGCCCTGGGCCCCATCCCTGGGGAGAGTCTGTCCACCAATGGAATTTATGTCCCAGGAgggccctcagccccaccccctggTGGAAACTCTGCACCTTAGGGGAATTCTGTCCCAAAAGGATCCTCAGCCCCATCCTCTGGAAATTCCACCCCCGTATGGATATTTTGTCCCAGAAGGATCTTTAACCTAGTGGCCTAGTGGTAACTCTTGGACCTGGTGAAAAGTCTGTCACAGGAGGATCCTGAGTCCTACCCCAAGGGAGACTCCACTTGTCTGCGGAGATTCTAGACTAAGAAGACTCAGTCACGTCCCAGGTGGAAACCCCACCCCTGTTTGGGAAGGTCATCCTGTGAGGACCTTCAGACTGGCCCCTAGAGGGAAAAAGCACAGAGCAGCTCTTGTGGCAGGCACACTTGAGTGAGACAAAGTCCAGACAGTATATGGCAGGTGGACCTAAGTGCAGTCGGAGAAAAGTgggttgggggtgtgtgtgttttagaacAGGTgatcatggagggcttccctgaggaagtgatcTGAACCAAATGAAGGATTTCTGGTAAAGGAGGGTAAGAGTAGCTGGTGGATACGTTGGGGAGGCCTTGGTACTCATCCTGGGTGCAGCCTGAGTCACGACTGTTCCCAGACACCCCAGCCCTGTCCTGCCTCATCTCTCCCTGCTTGTCAGATCCAGATTTCAACCAATTAGATGGTCCCACCCGCATCATTGTACCATTTGTGACCTGTGGGGACCTGAGTGCGTATGATTCGGACCGCAGTTACCCACTGGACGTAAGCGCCCAGCCAacagtgggtgggtggggggtgctGTCCTAGGTTCCCAGGTCCTCACCACCCCCTGCCGATATGTGTCCCTGCAGCTAGAGGATGGCTCAGAATACAAGTATACTCCGCCCACACAGCCCCCCATCTCACCACCATACCAGGAGGCCTGCACCTTGAAGAAGAAGGGGCGGCTGGCCAAGGAGATGCGCCCCCAGGACTGCCCCATCAGCACAGTGGACACGTTGCCCCAGTCCCTGGCCGCCCCACAGCGCCACACCCTGCTGGCCTCTGAGGTCTGGAAACACGGGCCCAGAGCCCTTAATGCCCTTTCTCTGTGCCCACAGTGACCCCCTCCTCGTGTGCCTCCTTCTGCCCCAAATCACATGGTttctgggacaaacttctcttcccTGCCTCCCAATAGCTATAAAAGTCAATGGGTAAAACCAAGTACAGTGAACGGAAAAGCTTAGCCAAGTATCTgagtcccttctttttttcttaagtaggTGGAAGACAGTGAAATGAACTGTTCGCCTTAAGATGTTAAGGTAAATTTGCCTTTTTGTCTAAGAATTTGAGTAAATGGCACCTTTAAGAAAAAACTGAGTAAAATTTCACCTTTGAAATTTTTACATCAACTGGTAAGATTTCAGTCAGCAGACCTTTACTAAAACACCTGAtcttatgtgccaggaactgcttTAAGGATTTTACATATTGaggtactcagtaaacatttattgagcacatgctgtgtgctgggcattgtTCTAGGTTTGAAGATAGAGCAGGGAATAACACAGACAAATATCCTGGCCGTCAGAGCTTCTAGTTTGGGAAAGAGGTGATAAGCAATAACACAGTCTAAATGCAGGAGTTTCCACCCACATATACACAAACTATTTATCTTGACctctctatatatgtacatacacacacacacacacacacacacacacacacacacacatacacatatataaaatgtaaaagtaatatgggatatgaagaaatttttaaagcagGGTAAAGAGGTCAAGAATTCTAGCGGGGGGCagtttgcagtttttaaaaaggttatcATGGAAGGTCTCACTGAGGTAatgtttgagcagagacctgaagaagATGAAGGAGGGAATCGTGTGTTTATctaggggaagagcattccagggagaggaaatagcaaatacaaaggccctgaggtggaaccCTGCCTGGTATGTGAGGGAGCAGTGAGGAGCCAGTTTGCCTGGAACAGTCTGGGCTAAACCTATCAGTGCTGGAGGGCTTCGCACACTCAGGATACCACATTAGAGGACATCCCTGTCTGGCAATGGCTTTGCAGGTTATTCAGACCAAGTCTTCCattaaaataagaagtaaaaaagacatctttaaaaaaatgaaatggcaaaTCACAATGGGAAGAGATATTTATaatctctatatatagtatccttgatatttaaaaaactgctataaatcagtaaggaaaagaaaatatgagaatggccagtaagcacatgaaaagccgctcatcagggaaatgcaggcTAGAACTAAAAAGATTGACAATACTAAGCGTCTGGAAAGATGCGCAGCAGTTGGAACTCTTGAATACGCCCATGGCAGCATATAATGGTGTAGCCACTGGAAAATTGTTAGGCATTATCTGCTAAAGCTGCATGTGTGCCAGTTCCACTCCTAAGAAATGAGTACTAGAATGTTCCTAGCCAGCACTATTTGTAGTACCCCCAGACTAGATACAGCCCAAATATCCAATAGCTGTAGTATGGATCGTTAAATCCTGGTTTATTCGCAGTGGAGAGCTACACATCAAAGAATGAACATTATatgttttatgcatttttctgtgtGTTATGGTTCACaatgaaagtaaaggaaaaaacttcaaaaaaatgttAGTAGCTGAGCAAACAATGATTATAGTAGAAGACAGTGGGGAAACATATTTTGGTTTAAAACTTCCTTTTACTTTGACCTTTAGTTAGCTGGCAATCTGATAAGGACTCGGAAGCTGTTTGCTGTCAGGAAAACCAGAACTTGAGTTGATGAACTTGTTTTCAAATATCTCATCAACCGGTCCTGAACATACAAGCTCCGAGTGGGAACCTGCAGCAACCACCAGGAACACAGCGAGGAAAGAAACATCACGGAATGTCCGTCTGCACTGCAGAGGGGATTCTTGAGTGGGGTCTTgcctcttctctaaatctttccAGCCGTGTCCTGATTATGTCCAAAATTTACCCTGAGAGCGGGGGTTCTTAACCTTGGTAGAAGTCAGGGTTATGTGTGGATTTGATGGAGGGaaatattacatctttattttcactaatataactgaaattttagcTATACTCCCGGATCTGAATGCTGGCGTCAAATCACAATAGTAAAAGCAGTGCCTGCAGCTTCCACCAATACAGATCACAGTTACTTTTTTATGTTATGTTACAGTCGTTGCAGGCATCTTAAAATATTGTTCACATTGGTCACTACTTTGAATAAGATCTTAAAATTTGatgtattaataaaaaaaagttcataTAGCATCCCAATGTTGTTTCATTTTAACATGGTaactttttctagttttattgaaatataattgatataatgTGTAAGTtgaaagtgtacaacataatgatttcatACATGTGTATATTGCAAGATGACTACTGCGGGTTTAattaacatctatcacctcacatagttacagttttttttcttgtgatgggaagttttaagatctgctctcttagctactttcaaatatacaatatagtattgataagtatagtcactatgctgtatattacatccccagaacttatttataactagaagtgttgtaccttttgaccaccttcacccatttttagattccacatataagtgagatcacacagtatttgtgtttctctgactaATTTCCTTTAGCATAATACTTACCTCAGGGTCTGTCCACGTAGTCACAAATGGCgggtttcctttttttatggctgaataatattctatcatatGCACATAccgcattttctttattcatctgtcgacAGACCCCTAGGTTGCttgcatatcttggctattgtagataatactgcagtgaacattggggtacagaTAGCCAGATAGCTCTTAGAGGCAGTGATTCCATCTCCTTTgtatatatactcagaagtatATATTTGGGATACggggaacaatttttttttttagctatgctgcatggcttgtgggatctcagttccctgatcagggattgaacccacaccacggcagtgaaagcccagaatcctaaccactaggccaccagggaactccccagagCAAATTTTTTACATTAAGAACCCCTCTCTTAAAGGAATATCAGAAAGTCTGCCATGACTGCCGCCCTGAATTTCTATATTTTAGCAAACAGGAGCTGACAAACACGAGCTACATGGGCAGACCCGGCTTCCGCAGCTTACTCGCTTATCTTTAGAAAATCACTGTTCTTTGTCCACACACCAGCCATTGACCTCAGGACTACCAACGTCCCAGTCTGTGACCCCAGGTGTTTCTATACCTGACTTTGTGACCCTGGGAGTGTCCATACTGAGTCTAACCCCAGGGGGCCCACACCACAGCTTGTTAACCCAGGAGTCTTATCACCCACATCAGTATGACCACAGGAATGTCCACACCCCAGTCTGTGTGACTCCAGGAATGTAAAACAGAAGTATCCACACAAAAGGTGGTGTGTCCACACCCGTCACCATGTAAATTCAGCAGTGTCCACACTAGAGTCAGTGACGTCCCAGGAGTGTGGACAGCCCAGTTTGTATAATCCCAGGAGTATCCACGTCTCAGTTCCCAGGAGCGTAAACACACCAGCCTTTGGGACCCTGTGGGCATACTCACCTCGGGCTGAGTGTACCTGGTGTCCACCCCCATCTGTGTAACGTCAGAAGTATACGCCGAAAGTCTCTCTGACGGGAGCAGTGTCTAATTCCCAGTCTGTGCAAGCCAGTGGAGTCCACACCCCCAAGTGTGTGGCCGAGGAGAGGCCCACCCAGCCTAGGCCTGCTCTCTGAGCTCAGGAGTGCCCACTCTCCACCTGCGTGGCCCTAGTCTTGTGACTCCAGGAGTGTCCACGCCCCTCAGTGTGACCCCAGAATTTGCCACGCCAAAGTCAGTTTGTCCCCAGAGGTACATCCGTCCCAGCCCGTGTGTCCCCAGTGGGGTACTTACTTCAGTCTGAGTGACTCCTGGAGTGTTTCCACCCCAGTCTGTGATGACAGGATTGTTTATTCTCCAGTCTTTGTGACCCCAGGCTTTCCGCAACACAGCCTGTGTTACCCCAGAAGTGTACACGTCCTGGTCAGATGACTGCAGGTTTGTCAGTTGCTTAGACTGTGTAACAACAATGGGTGTCCATTCCCCTGTCGCTGTAACCCCCAGGGTTACCACACCTCAGTCATTGTCGCCCCCCAAGGGTGTCTACAGTGTAGTCTGTGTCACCACAGGAGGGTGTACACTCCAGTCTGTGTGACACCTGGAGTATTCAAAATATAGTCTGTGACCCCAGAAGTGTGCATATCCCAAAGCTTCTGACCGCAGCGTTGTAAAAACTCCAGTCTGTTTGACCACTGCAAAATATGTCAGTCAGCGGCAGTGCCCACGTCCCAGTCTGGGTGACTTCACCAGTGGCATATGTCAGGCTCTGTCACCATAGAAATGTCCACCCCCTCTGTCTGATCCCAGGAGTCTCCAGATGCCAATGTGTGTCCTGAGGGAAGCACACCCCTAGTCTGTGTTAAGAAAGCATTGTTTGTTTACACCCCAGTCTGTCACTGTTGGCTTTCCACCTGCCAGTCAGTGTCCCCTAGGAGTGATCATTCCTCAGCGCTTGAAACACCAGGAGTGTCCACACCCCAGTGTGTGTAACCCCAGGAGGACCCACAGTCAGCCTGTGTTTCTCCAGAAGGGTCTACACAATAGTCTGCATGACCCCAGGATGATCAACTTTCTGTGCGACCACAGGAGTGGCCACCACCCAGTCCATGTGTCCCTAGGATGGTACACCCTTGACTGTGTGATCAATGAAGTCTCTATGCTCTGGGATCTGTGGCCACCAGGGTGTCACTCCCCAGCCTGCAACTCCAGAGCTTTCTACTCGGTGTGGGAGTGAGGAGTGTCCCCACCTCAGTCTCTGTGGTCCCACAGGCTCATTTACTACGTCATCCCTGTCACCCTAGGAGTAGCTGAACTCCAGTCTGCGTGATGCCACAAGCGTCCACATCCCAAACAAGGTGAGCAGAGGGGTGTCTACACTTGAGTGCGTGTGACCATAAACATGTCCTCCCCTTGTCTTTGTGATCCCAGATGGGTCCGGTGGGTTTTACCCTGGCTGTATCCACATCCCAATGTTTGACTACAGAAACGTCCACAGCCCATCCTTTGTGACCCCCCCAAGGAGTGTCCACCCCACAGTCAGAGTCCAGAAGTGGCAACGGCTTagtctgtgtgactttgggaggTTCCACAGCACAGTCTGAGTGGCACCGTGAGTGTGATTATCTCAAACTGTGTGATCACAGAGGTGTCCACACTCCGGTCTCCGTGGCCCAGGAATGTCCACACCTGAATTTCTGTGACAGAAGCAATGTCCAATCTCGAGTGTATGTGACCCAGTATTGTCCAAACCCCACAGTTGCTGGCACAGCGTGTCTATACCCAGTGCCTGTGGCCTCAGGAGGGTGTGCTCCCATGAGGGTGACCACAGGAGTATGAAAGTCCCATGCCTGTGACTGCTGGTGGGTCTACACTCCAGTCTGGGTGACCCAGGGGAGGATACCCCCCATCTGTGTGACCAAAGGAGTCTCCATGCTCCAGTGTCTGTGATCACAGGGGCGTCGGTCACCCATTCAGTGTGACTAGAGGAATGCCCACACCAAATTCGGTGTGATCACACCACTGTCCACCCCCATCTGCCTGTCCTGAGAGGCATCTCTGCTGCGGTTGGTGTGATCCCAGCAGAGGGCACACTGCAAGCAGCATGACTACAGAGGTCTCCTTCTGGATAAACACAGGCTGACTGTGGGTCCTCCTGGTGTTACATACACTGGGgcgtggacactcctgcctatgATACTCTGGCAGTGTCCACGCCACAGTCCTTTGACTACAGTGGCTCCCCAGTGTATGTGTCCTCAGTCATGTCATTGTCCCAGTCTGTGGTCCAGACCCCAAAGTTTGTGACTCTGATGGTGTCCAAAGTTGAACCTGTGTGAGAAGGTACCAGATCATAGTCCGTGTGACTCCAGGAGTGTCCACCCACCAATCTGTAGGAATCTAGGAGAACACATCCCAGCCCATGAGACT from Phocoena phocoena chromosome X, mPhoPho1.1, whole genome shotgun sequence encodes the following:
- the FTSJ1 gene encoding tRNA (cytidine(32)/guanosine(34)-2'-O)-methyltransferase isoform X2 yields the protein MGRTSKDKRDVYYRLAKENGWRARSAFKLLQLDEEFQLFQGVTRAVDLCAAPGSWSQVLSQKIGGQGSGHVVAVDLQAMAPLPGVLQIQGDITQLSTAKEIIQHFEGCPADLVVCDGAPDVTGLHDVDEYMQAQLLLAALNIATHVLKPGGCFVAKIFRGRDVTLIYSQLRVFFSTVLCAKPKSSRNSSIEAFAVCKGYDPPEGFLPDLTKPLLDHSYDFNQLDGPTRIIVPFVTCGDLSAYDSDRSYPLDLEDGSEYKYTPPTQPPISPPYQEACTLKKKGRLAKEMRPQDCPISTVDTLPQSLAAPQRHTLLASEVEDSEMNCSP
- the FTSJ1 gene encoding tRNA (cytidine(32)/guanosine(34)-2'-O)-methyltransferase isoform X1 — translated: MGRTSKDKRDVYYRLAKENGWRARSAFKLLQLDEEFQLFQGVTRAVDLCAAPGSWSQVLSQKIGGQGSGHVVAVDLQAMAPLPGVLQIQGDITQLSTAKEIIQHFEGCPADLVVCDGAPDVTGLHDVDEYMQAQLLLAALNIATHVLKPGGCFVAKIFRGRDVTLIYSQLRVFFSTVLCAKPKSSRNSSIEAFAVCKGYDPPEGFLPDLTKPLLDHSYDPDFNQLDGPTRIIVPFVTCGDLSAYDSDRSYPLDLEDGSEYKYTPPTQPPISPPYQEACTLKKKGRLAKEMRPQDCPISTVDTLPQSLAAPQRHTLLASEVEDSEMNCSP